The genome window CTATCTCGACATCCGTAAATGAAATTTCGCGAGTATCGGAAACTTTGATACCCATCTTCTTTTCCGGAGCGCCAAGATTCACGCCGGGAGTACCCTTGGGAATGATAAAACAGGAAATACCTTTGGAGCCTTTGTCCGGATCGGTAACCGCAAAAACAATATAAAATCCGGCCAACCCGCCGCTGGTAACAAAGGCCTTGGTGCCGTTAATTATATATTTATCACCCTTCTTTACCGCCGAAGTTTTAATCGAAGCGGCATCGGTACCTGCATCAGGCTCAGTCAGACAGTATGAGCCAATCGAGCCGGCGGCCATTTGAGGCAAATATTTTTTCTTTAATTCATCCGAACCGAATCGATTCACTGCTTCACAACAAAGCGAATTGTGAACCGAAATCATGATCGTCAAACCGGCGCAAGCGGCCGCCAGCTCTTCCATGGCCAGATTAAAAGTTACCGAGGGAAGCTCCAGACCTCCGTATTCTTCCGGCAACATCATGCCAAAATATCCCAATTCGGCCAGTTCGTCCAAAATTTCCTGAGGTACATTTCCCTCCTCATCCCATTTTTCCGCGTTGGGAAAGATGCGTTTGGCGGCGAACTCGGCCGCCGCTTCCTTGATCATCAGATCATCTTCGGTGAGATTAAAATCCATTAATTGGACTCCTTACTCGTAGTTATAAAATCCTCAGCCGGATTTTCGACCAAGATAGCCGGCCTGAACCATTTTTCTAAGTAAAGGACAGGGACGATATTTGGGATCACCCAGTCCGTCATGCAGCACTTCCAGTATCGCCAGGCAAACATCGAGTCCGATAA of Candidatus Zixiibacteriota bacterium contains these proteins:
- a CDS encoding 3-hydroxyacyl-CoA dehydrogenase family protein, producing AYTLMEGVATAEGIDTVMKLGLAHPMGPLTLADFIGLDVCLAILEVLHDGLGDPKYRPCPLLRKMVQAGYLGRKSG
- a CDS encoding acyl-CoA dehydrogenase family protein; amino-acid sequence: MDFNLTEDDLMIKEAAAEFAAKRIFPNAEKWDEEGNVPQEILDELAELGYFGMMLPEEYGGLELPSVTFNLAMEELAAACAGLTIMISVHNSLCCEAVNRFGSDELKKKYLPQMAAGSIGSYCLTEPDAGTDAASIKTSAVKKGDKYIINGTKAFVTSGGLAGFYIVFAVTDPDKGSKGISCFIIPKGTPGVNLGAPEKKMGIKVSDTREISFTDVEIDAANIIGEEGTGFKMAVILLNNGRIGVSFQALGIARAAYEEALKYSKERIQFGQPICNFQAIQFKLAEMATRIDAAKLLALRAASMKDNGQFIATEAAMSKLVCSQTANWVANEAVQIHGGYGYMKEYPVERYFRDARVTEIYEGTTEAQKIVISRQLLKD